A stretch of Triticum aestivum cultivar Chinese Spring chromosome 1D, IWGSC CS RefSeq v2.1, whole genome shotgun sequence DNA encodes these proteins:
- the LOC123182232 gene encoding NADPH-dependent aldo-keto reductase, chloroplastic-like, with amino-acid sequence MAESFVLNTGARIPSVGLGMAKTEPGTVGEAVYAAVKAGYRHIDCAPAYRNEKEIGLALKKLFEDSVVKREDLFISSKLWSGNHAPEDVPEGIDTTLEDLQLEYLDLFLIHAPVRTNKGAIRTAENYIPLDVPATWGAMEKLYDSGKARAIGVSNFSCKRMEDLLAIARVTPAVNQVESHPGWQQMKLRELCRSKGVHLSAYSPLGRPGSPAFTGPSFLSNPIVVSIAEKLQRSPAQVALRWGLQVGQSVLPKSINETRIKENFNIFDWSIPEDLMSKFSEIPQACLKTLRAEFVVHPQGIYKTVEDFWDGEI; translated from the exons ATGGCCGAATCCTTTGTCCTCAACACCGGCGCAAGAATACCGTCGGTTGGCCTCGGCATGGCGAAAACAGAGCCCGGGACCGTCGGGGAGGCCGTCTACGCCGCCGTCAAG GCTGGATATCGGCAtattgattgtgctccagcgtacCGCAATGAGAAGGAG ATTGGTCTGGCTCTGAAGAAACTGTTTGAGGACTCTGTGGTTAAGCGTGAAGATTTGTTTATCTCTTCTAAGTTGTG GTCTGGTAATCATGCCCCAGAAGATGTGCCAGAGGGCATTGACACTACTCTTGAAGATTTGCAACTGGAGTACTTAGACCTGTTCCTT ATCCACGCTCCGGTCCGAACTAATAAAGGAGCTATCCGAACCGCTGAAAACTATATTCCTCTTGATGTCCCTGCTACATGGGGGGCGATGGAGAAGTTATACGACTCCGGCAAGGCTCGTGCAATCGGCGTGAGCAACTTTTCTTGCAAGAGGATGGAGGATTTGCTTGCCATTGCTAGAGTAACTCCTGCTGTTAACCAGGTTGAGTCCCATCCAGGTTGGCAGCAAATGAAACTCCGCGAACTTTGCCGGTCAAAGGGTGTTCATCTTTCT GCATATTCACCCTTAGGTAGACCTGGATCACCTGCGTTCACGGGTCCAAGCTTTCTTAGCAACCCTATTGTCGTCTCTATTGCCGAGAAGTTGCAACGAAGTCCTGCACAGGTTGCTCTACGCTGGGGTCTTCAAGTGGGTCAGAGTGTCCTTCCAAAAAGCATCAATGAAACAAGGATAAAGGAGAACTTTAACATATTTGACTGGTCTATTCCTGAAGATTTGATGTCAAAGTTCTCTGAAATCCCGCAGGCATGCC TTAAGACTCTAAGAGCTGAATTTGTAGTTCACCCCCAAGGTATTTACAAAACCGTGGAGGATTTTTGGGATGGTGAAATCTGA